The uncultured Paludibaculum sp. sequence TGGAAAACCGCATGGGGTCTATCGACAAAGGGAAGATGGCGAACCTGGTTGTGGTCAAGGGCGACCTCTTCGACGAAAGGTTGACAATAGCAATGATATTCGTTGACGGAGTCAAGTATTTACCGCCGCCAGATCCGCCGCAAACGCCGGGCGGAAACCGTCCTTCCACCGCCAATCAGGAGGCCAACTGATCATGCGAGGCATCCTCCTCAGCCTCTTCACCCTGGCGGCCCTCTCCGCCCAGAACACCATCGTTCTCCAGAACGGAACCATCCACACAGTCACCAAGGGCACCTTCCAGGGTTCCGTGGTCATCGTCAACGGCAAGATCACCGACGTCGGTGAAAAGGTAATGACGCCGCCCGGAGCCCGCATCGTCGACGCCTCCGGCAAACACATCATCCCGGGCATCATCGATTGCCACACCCACATCGCCGTCGACGCCATCAACGAAGGCAGCGTCTCGGTCAGCTCCATGGTGGGTGTCGACGACGTCGTGAACGATGAGCGCATGGACATCTATCGCGCCCTGGCCGGCGGAGTAACCACCGCCAACGTACTGCACGGCAGCGCCAATGCGATTGGCGGGCGCAACGTCGTCCTCAAGATGCGCTGGGGCAAGAGCGCCGACGATCTCGTCTTCAAGGAAGCCAAGCCCGGCTTGAAGATGGCCCTGGGCGAGAATCCGAAACGGCAAGGCATGCAGACGACAGGCTTCGGAGCGCCCGGCGCTCCGCAGAACCTCCGCTACCCCGGCACCCGCATGGGCGTCGAAGACGTCATCCGCGAAGCCTTCACCAAGGCCAAGGAATACCAGAAGGAGTGGAAGGACTACGAGGCGAAAAAGAGCCGCGGGGAACTGGCTCTGCCGCCGCGCCGCGACCTCCAGCTCGACACGCTGGTCGAAGTGCTGGAAGGCAAGCGTCTTGTGCATGCCCACTGCTACCGTGCCGACGAAATCCTGATGCTGCTGCGCGTTTCGCAGGAGTTCGGCTTCAAGATCGCAACGCTCCAGCACGTTTTGGAAGGTTACAAGGTAGCCATGGAGATTCAGGAGGCCGGCGTCGGCGCTTCGACCTTCTCTGACTGGTGGTCCTACAAAGTGGAAGCCTACGACGCCATCCCCTACAACGCGGCCGTGATGATGAAGAAAGGCGTGCTGGTGAGTCTCAACTCCGACGATGCCGGCGGTGCCGAACTGATGCGGCGCCTCAACACCGAGGCGGGCAAGATCATGAAGTACGGCGGCGTCACCGAGGACGAAGCGCTCGCCATGATCACTATCAACCCGGCCAAACAGTTGGGCATCGACCAGTATGTGGGCTCCATTGAAGTGGGCAAGCAGGCCGACCTCGTGCTCTACGACAAGGACCCTCTCTCCATCTACTCCAAGGTGCAGAAGGTGTTCATCGATGGGCACGAGTATTTCGACCGCGATGGCGACTTGAGCGCCCGCCCGAAGAAAGAGGCCGAAAAGAAGGGCCTGCTGGAGAAAGAAAAATCCAATGAAAGGCGCAATGTGCCGCCGTCGAGGAGGTCTTCGTGAGAAGCCGTGGACTGTTGGGAATACTGCTGGCCGCCTGTGTCTATGCGGGCGCCAACGATACGTTCGTGATCCGCAATGCGACGGTGCACCCGGTCTCGGGACCGAAGCAGGAGAACGTGTCCGTGCTGGTGGTCGACGGCAAAATCGCTGAGATCGGCCCGAAGGTCGCGGTGAAAGGCAAGATCAAAATCGTCGAAGGCAAGGGTCTGCAGGTCTTCCCAGGCATGATCGATTCGGGCTCGCCGGTGGGCATGTCCGAGATCGGCTCAGTCCGGGAAACCACCGATACCGGCGAAATCGGTGACTTCAATCCGCAACTGCGCGCGATTGTCGCCGTGAATCCCGAGAGCGAGCACATCCCCGTGATCCGGGCCAACGGCATCACGTCGGCCATGGTGCTGCCCGGCTCCTTGGGCGGGCGCGGCGGCGGTCCGGGCAGCATTCTCAGCGGCCAGGTGTCGTTGCTCCACCTCGACGGCTGGACGTGGGAAGAGATGGAGATCCGCCGCGACGCGGCCTTGCAGATGGTGTGGCCCGCCATCCAGTCGCGCGGCCGCGGAGCCAGTGACGACGACTTGCCCCCGGCCCTGGCCGCCCGGCGCGTGACGTTCACTCAGGCTAAGCGCAACCAGGAAGAGCAGGTCAAAAAGCTCAAGGAGTTCTTCGAAGAGGCGCGGCGCTATCAGAAGGCCAAGGCGAGCAAGGATCCGGCCCTGAAGCCCGATCTCAAGTTCGAATCCATGATCCCCGTGTTGGAAGGCAAGCGCCCCATCTTCGTGCTGGCCTCCAAAGAGCGTGAGATCCGCGAGGCCGTCGACTGGGCCACCCGCGAGCAGGTGAAGATCGTACTGGCCAATGTCCGCGAGCCCGGCGCCATGACAGCGGAACTCGCCAAGAAGAACATCCCGGTGATTCTGGGTTCACCGTTCACGACGCCCATCGACGATGACGCCCCCTATGACGAGCCGTTCGCGCTGGCCGGACTCCTGCACAAAGCCGGAGTGAAGATCGCCTTTGCCAGCTTCGGGACTCAGTTTGCCCGGAACCTGCCGTACGAGGCCGGACAGTCCGTGGCCTTCGGGCTGCCTTACGATGAAGCGCTCAAGGCGGTGACCTTGAACCCGGCGCAGATCTGGGGCGTGGCCGATCAGTACGGTTCCATCGAGCCAGGCAAGTGGGCCGACCTCATCGTGACCGACGGCGATCCGTTGGAAGTGAAGACAAACATCAAGATGATGTTCATCAAGGGCGCACCGGTGGATCTCGAGTCAAAGCACACGCGGCTGTACAAGAAGTATCTGGCGCGGCCGTAAGCGGTTAGTCGATCACGCCGCGCCAGGTCTTGCCCTTCTGGTCGCGCAGGATCA is a genomic window containing:
- a CDS encoding amidohydrolase family protein yields the protein MRSRGLLGILLAACVYAGANDTFVIRNATVHPVSGPKQENVSVLVVDGKIAEIGPKVAVKGKIKIVEGKGLQVFPGMIDSGSPVGMSEIGSVRETTDTGEIGDFNPQLRAIVAVNPESEHIPVIRANGITSAMVLPGSLGGRGGGPGSILSGQVSLLHLDGWTWEEMEIRRDAALQMVWPAIQSRGRGASDDDLPPALAARRVTFTQAKRNQEEQVKKLKEFFEEARRYQKAKASKDPALKPDLKFESMIPVLEGKRPIFVLASKEREIREAVDWATREQVKIVLANVREPGAMTAELAKKNIPVILGSPFTTPIDDDAPYDEPFALAGLLHKAGVKIAFASFGTQFARNLPYEAGQSVAFGLPYDEALKAVTLNPAQIWGVADQYGSIEPGKWADLIVTDGDPLEVKTNIKMMFIKGAPVDLESKHTRLYKKYLARP
- a CDS encoding amidohydrolase family protein, which produces MRGILLSLFTLAALSAQNTIVLQNGTIHTVTKGTFQGSVVIVNGKITDVGEKVMTPPGARIVDASGKHIIPGIIDCHTHIAVDAINEGSVSVSSMVGVDDVVNDERMDIYRALAGGVTTANVLHGSANAIGGRNVVLKMRWGKSADDLVFKEAKPGLKMALGENPKRQGMQTTGFGAPGAPQNLRYPGTRMGVEDVIREAFTKAKEYQKEWKDYEAKKSRGELALPPRRDLQLDTLVEVLEGKRLVHAHCYRADEILMLLRVSQEFGFKIATLQHVLEGYKVAMEIQEAGVGASTFSDWWSYKVEAYDAIPYNAAVMMKKGVLVSLNSDDAGGAELMRRLNTEAGKIMKYGGVTEDEALAMITINPAKQLGIDQYVGSIEVGKQADLVLYDKDPLSIYSKVQKVFIDGHEYFDRDGDLSARPKKEAEKKGLLEKEKSNERRNVPPSRRSS